A part of Streptomyces sp. NBC_01497 genomic DNA contains:
- a CDS encoding NAD-dependent epimerase/dehydratase family protein gives MPAPRTVLLTGAAGGLGTLMRGLLPAYGYDLRLFDAVPVEGEPYAITADLADTDALREAVRGVDAVLHLAGISLESTFEKILNANIVGTHNLYEAARAEGVARIVNASSNHAVGRTPRPADGEPLVPVATPHRPDTFYGLSKCFGEDLAQLYWDKHRMQTVSVRIGSCFEEPTTVRMLSLWMSPADGARLFHAALTAEGVGHTVVYGSSANTRLWWDLSPARALGYAPQDDSEPFAAKLIAEQGELEPDNPDHAAIGGQWVSSPPLWPR, from the coding sequence ATGCCCGCACCTCGTACCGTCCTGCTCACCGGCGCGGCCGGCGGCCTCGGCACCCTGATGCGCGGGCTGCTGCCCGCGTACGGATACGACCTCCGCCTCTTCGACGCCGTCCCCGTCGAGGGCGAGCCGTACGCGATCACCGCGGACCTGGCCGACACCGACGCGCTGCGCGAGGCCGTACGCGGCGTGGACGCCGTCCTGCACCTCGCGGGCATCTCGCTCGAATCCACCTTCGAGAAGATCCTGAACGCCAACATCGTGGGCACGCACAACCTGTACGAGGCGGCGCGCGCGGAAGGGGTCGCGCGGATCGTCAACGCGTCGAGCAACCACGCCGTCGGCCGCACACCGAGGCCGGCCGACGGCGAACCCCTCGTGCCGGTCGCCACCCCGCACCGCCCCGACACCTTCTACGGGCTGTCCAAATGCTTCGGCGAGGACCTGGCACAGCTCTACTGGGACAAGCACCGCATGCAGACCGTCTCGGTGCGGATCGGGTCCTGCTTCGAGGAGCCCACCACCGTACGGATGCTCTCCCTGTGGATGAGCCCCGCCGACGGCGCTCGCCTGTTCCACGCGGCCCTCACCGCCGAGGGTGTCGGCCACACCGTGGTCTACGGCTCGTCGGCCAACACCCGCCTGTGGTGGGACCTTTCTCCGGCGCGCGCCCTCGGCTACGCGCCGCAGGACGACTCGGAGCCGTTCGCGGCGAAGCTGATCGCCGAGCAGGGCGAGCTGGAGCCGGACAACCCGGACCACGCGGCGATCGGCGGGCAGTGGGTGTCCAGCCCGCCGTTGTGGCCCCGCTGA
- a CDS encoding TerD family protein, giving the protein MTPGSNLPLPTARVTVDVAAPVRLDVSALLLTAAGKVRSDDDFIFYNQPAGPGVTHRSGGGSAPDAIVVDTAGVPDGIEKIVVTASPDAAGATFRGTEPTATVRGTDDGSVLATFTPPSLGSETALVIVELYLRGGAWKVRAVGQGYADGLAGIATDFGVSVEEPAVPAAPAAPPAAAQAAAPPAPAPSAPPGPPSAPSPSSWPTAAPAPASPPPPPAPPTPSYAPSAQDTGGFGAATPPPPAAAPAAAAPAAGGKINLDKGRVSLQKNQTVSLVKGGRPLLSRVKMGLGWEPAFRGKDIDLDASVIAYGPDRRHIDSCYFGKLSILDGAVKHSGDNLTGEGAGDDEVIVVDLGRVPAEATGLVFTVNSFSGQKFTEVAKAYCRLIDAATDEELVRFDLTNAEAETGVMMAKLVRQFSGEWEMTAMGEFAKSRTVRGMVKPAAKAL; this is encoded by the coding sequence ATGACCCCGGGCTCGAACCTTCCGCTCCCGACCGCCCGAGTGACGGTGGACGTCGCGGCGCCCGTGCGCCTGGACGTGTCTGCGCTGTTGCTGACGGCCGCCGGCAAGGTCCGCTCCGACGACGACTTCATCTTCTACAACCAGCCGGCGGGTCCCGGCGTCACCCACCGCTCGGGCGGCGGCTCCGCGCCCGACGCGATCGTCGTCGACACGGCGGGCGTACCCGACGGCATCGAGAAGATCGTCGTCACGGCGAGTCCGGACGCGGCGGGCGCGACGTTCCGGGGTACCGAGCCCACGGCGACGGTGCGGGGCACCGACGACGGCTCGGTCCTCGCGACGTTCACGCCGCCGAGCCTCGGCTCCGAGACCGCGCTCGTGATCGTGGAGCTCTACCTGCGCGGCGGCGCGTGGAAGGTCCGCGCCGTCGGACAGGGGTACGCGGACGGGCTGGCCGGTATCGCCACGGACTTCGGCGTCTCGGTGGAGGAACCTGCCGTCCCCGCCGCACCCGCCGCGCCGCCCGCCGCCGCTCAGGCAGCCGCGCCGCCCGCCCCGGCGCCGAGCGCCCCCCCGGGTCCGCCGTCCGCGCCGTCGCCGTCCTCCTGGCCCACGGCCGCGCCCGCCCCGGCTTCGCCGCCCCCGCCGCCCGCCCCGCCGACTCCGTCGTACGCACCGAGCGCGCAGGACACGGGCGGCTTCGGCGCCGCGACACCGCCGCCGCCCGCGGCGGCTCCGGCAGCGGCCGCCCCGGCCGCCGGCGGGAAGATCAACCTCGACAAGGGGCGCGTCAGTCTCCAGAAGAACCAGACGGTCTCGCTCGTCAAGGGCGGCCGCCCGCTGCTGTCCCGCGTGAAGATGGGCCTCGGCTGGGAGCCCGCGTTCCGCGGCAAGGACATCGACCTGGACGCGTCGGTCATCGCGTACGGCCCGGACCGGCGCCACATCGACAGCTGCTACTTCGGCAAGCTGAGCATCCTCGACGGCGCGGTCAAGCACTCGGGTGACAACCTCACGGGCGAGGGCGCGGGCGACGACGAGGTCATCGTCGTCGACCTCGGCCGGGTGCCGGCCGAGGCGACGGGCCTGGTGTTCACCGTCAACTCCTTCTCGGGACAGAAGTTCACCGAGGTCGCCAAGGCGTACTGCCGCCTGATCGACGCCGCGACGGACGAGGAACTCGTCCGCTTCGACCTGACCAACGCCGAGGCGGAGACGGGGGTCATGATGGCCAAACTGGTTCGGCAGTTCTCGGGAGAGTGGGAGATGACCGCGATGGGCGAGTTCGCGAAGTCCCGTACGGTGCGCGGCATGGTCAAGCCGGCCGCGAAGGCGCTGTGA
- a CDS encoding SDR family NAD(P)-dependent oxidoreductase, which translates to MTAAGRGVLVTGASRGLGRAVAAAFAGRGDRVAVHYGTREEDARATLASLPGEGHVLVGGDVSDPAGAARVADAADEGLGGVDVLVNNAAVNDAHPPLTTSYEEFAEHWQRHVAVNLNAPALLGHRVAGRMVERGVRGRIVNVGSRGAFRGEPDYPAYGASKAGLHALGQSLAVALAPHGIAVASVAPGFIGTERVAHRLSGAEGEAIRAQSPFGRVATAEEIAAAVLWLASDEAEWASGSVLDLNGASYLRT; encoded by the coding sequence GTGACGGCGGCCGGGCGCGGCGTCCTCGTCACGGGCGCGTCGCGGGGCCTCGGCCGGGCGGTCGCCGCGGCCTTCGCCGGGCGCGGCGACCGGGTGGCGGTGCACTACGGCACCCGCGAGGAGGACGCGCGCGCGACGCTCGCGTCGCTGCCGGGCGAGGGGCACGTCCTCGTCGGCGGCGACGTGTCGGACCCGGCGGGCGCGGCCCGCGTCGCGGACGCGGCCGACGAGGGTCTCGGCGGTGTGGACGTCCTCGTCAACAACGCGGCCGTCAACGACGCGCATCCGCCGCTCACGACGTCGTACGAGGAGTTCGCCGAGCACTGGCAGCGCCATGTCGCGGTGAACCTCAACGCGCCCGCGCTGCTCGGCCACCGCGTCGCCGGACGCATGGTGGAGCGCGGCGTACGCGGCCGGATCGTCAACGTCGGCTCGCGCGGCGCCTTCCGAGGCGAGCCCGACTACCCGGCCTACGGCGCCTCCAAGGCGGGGCTGCACGCGCTCGGCCAGTCGCTGGCTGTGGCGCTCGCGCCGCACGGCATCGCCGTGGCGTCGGTGGCGCCCGGGTTCATCGGCACGGAGCGGGTCGCCCACCGGCTGAGTGGCGCCGAGGGTGAGGCGATCCGCGCCCAGAGCCCGTTCGGCCGGGTCGCGACGGCCGAGGAGATCGCGGCGGCCGTGCTGTGGCTGGCCTCGGACGAGGCGGAGTGGGCGTCCGGCTCGGTGCTCGACCTCAACGGCGCCTCGTACCTGCGGACCTGA
- a CDS encoding discoidin domain-containing protein encodes MSRPPRTRRGIRQPRARLALLLGFLVLAASTLLGAGATTSRAAAPAPLSQGRPATASSTENAVFPASSAVDGDPGTRWSSAAGADPQWLQVDLGSTQPLSQVTLVWEGAYAKAFQIQTSTDDSHWSTVYSTTTGTGGTQTLPVSGSGRYVRMYGTQRATAYGYSLWEFQVYGTSGDGGGSGQPCGIATAALGKPATASSVQDASFTPGAAFDGNAGTRWSSAASDPQWLQVDLGAATTVCGAQLTWEAAYASAYRIQVSANGSDWSDVYTTTTGKGGTENLSFSPTSARYVRMYGTQRATAYGYSLWEFSVLTPGGTAPPSGGNGDCPWVGSTAPVATRVAQVLAEMTQAQKISLLHGNGNASPYIGDLSGIPSLCVPDVGFQDGPSGVGDGMGGVTQLPSAVSSAATWNPSLVQQYGAVAGAEFAGKGAGVALGPTLNIDRDPRWGRAFETYSEDPYLTASLATANVRGLQSQGVMAEPKHVAVYNQETDRNGPADNAIVDARTLNEIYLPGFQSVVSKGAAASVMCGYSTVNGDYDCDSGALLNTALYQQAGFGGFVTSDWGAAHSTVKAANNGMTMEMPGGYFYADFLAQALANGQVSQATLNTMAGRVLTQMFAFGLFDTAHTGSPTATVTTAAHQDTARQVAEQGTVLLKNDGGVLPLTAATTSVAVLGADGGAGVQSVGGGSATATSSGTVSPLDGIKARAGTGVNVQYNDATDIASAVALARSSKVAIVFASYGEQEGTDLTSIDLPGQQNALISQVAAANPNTVVVLNTGSAVTMPWLGQVKGVVENWYAGQTVGTALARLLYGDDDFSGKLPVTFPKSLADVPAHTSAQWPGNGTDVQYSEGLDVGYRWYDDKNIAPLFPFGYGLSYTSFGFSGLQIGAADGAGDRTVTATVTNTGSRAGAEVAQLYLGSPAAGEPAKQLKGFQRVDLQPGASAPVTFTLTPHDLAYFSTSSNSWTTPAGAYRVQVGDSSRNLPLTGTLNVTAATAATAAKAAPAAAGGTTGKLTLADPHGMSSPAGASVSLPVKASAADAAYTASGLPRGLSLTKDGVITGRATRAGTGTVTVTATTPAGARATVSFVWTVT; translated from the coding sequence ATGTCCCGTCCGCCAAGAACCCGCCGAGGCATCCGGCAGCCCCGGGCCCGCCTCGCCCTCCTCCTCGGCTTCCTCGTCCTCGCCGCGAGCACCCTGCTCGGCGCGGGCGCCACCACCTCCCGCGCCGCCGCGCCCGCCCCGCTGTCGCAGGGCAGACCCGCCACGGCCTCCTCCACCGAGAACGCGGTCTTCCCCGCGTCCTCCGCCGTCGACGGCGACCCGGGCACCCGCTGGTCCAGCGCCGCCGGCGCCGACCCGCAGTGGCTCCAGGTCGACCTGGGATCCACCCAGCCCCTCTCGCAGGTCACCCTCGTCTGGGAGGGCGCGTACGCGAAGGCCTTCCAGATCCAGACCTCCACCGACGACTCCCACTGGAGCACGGTCTACTCGACCACCACCGGGACCGGCGGCACCCAGACCCTGCCCGTCTCCGGATCCGGCCGCTACGTGCGGATGTACGGCACGCAGCGCGCCACCGCCTACGGTTACTCGCTCTGGGAGTTCCAGGTCTACGGAACGTCCGGGGACGGCGGCGGAAGCGGGCAGCCCTGCGGCATCGCCACCGCCGCCCTCGGCAAGCCGGCCACGGCCTCGTCCGTCCAGGACGCGAGCTTCACGCCCGGCGCCGCGTTCGACGGCAACGCCGGCACCCGCTGGTCCAGCGCGGCGAGCGATCCGCAGTGGCTCCAGGTCGACCTGGGCGCCGCCACCACCGTCTGCGGCGCCCAGCTGACCTGGGAGGCCGCGTACGCGAGCGCGTACCGCATCCAGGTCTCCGCCAACGGCTCGGACTGGAGCGACGTCTACACGACGACGACCGGCAAGGGCGGTACGGAGAACCTCTCCTTCTCCCCCACCAGCGCCCGCTACGTGCGGATGTACGGGACACAGCGCGCCACCGCCTACGGCTACTCACTCTGGGAGTTCAGCGTGCTCACCCCGGGTGGGACCGCGCCGCCCTCCGGCGGCAACGGCGACTGCCCGTGGGTCGGTTCGACGGCCCCCGTCGCCACACGCGTCGCCCAGGTGCTCGCCGAGATGACGCAGGCGCAGAAGATCTCGCTCCTGCACGGCAACGGCAACGCCTCCCCGTACATCGGCGACCTCTCCGGCATCCCGTCCCTGTGCGTTCCCGACGTCGGCTTCCAGGACGGTCCGAGCGGTGTGGGTGACGGCATGGGCGGCGTGACACAGCTGCCGTCCGCCGTGTCCTCGGCCGCGACCTGGAACCCGTCCCTCGTGCAGCAGTACGGGGCCGTCGCGGGCGCCGAGTTCGCGGGCAAGGGCGCGGGCGTGGCGCTCGGCCCGACGCTGAACATCGACCGCGACCCCCGCTGGGGCCGCGCGTTCGAGACGTACAGCGAGGACCCGTACCTGACGGCGTCCCTGGCCACCGCCAACGTGCGGGGCCTGCAGAGCCAGGGTGTGATGGCGGAGCCCAAGCACGTGGCCGTCTACAACCAGGAGACCGACCGCAACGGGCCGGCGGACAACGCGATCGTCGACGCGAGGACCCTCAACGAGATCTACCTGCCCGGCTTCCAGTCCGTGGTGAGCAAGGGCGCCGCGGCCTCCGTGATGTGCGGGTACTCGACGGTCAACGGCGACTACGACTGCGACAGCGGCGCCCTGCTGAACACGGCGCTGTACCAGCAGGCCGGCTTCGGCGGGTTCGTCACCAGCGACTGGGGCGCGGCCCACTCCACCGTGAAGGCCGCGAACAACGGCATGACGATGGAGATGCCCGGCGGCTACTTCTACGCCGACTTCCTGGCGCAGGCGCTGGCGAACGGCCAGGTGAGCCAGGCGACGCTGAACACGATGGCCGGCCGCGTACTGACGCAGATGTTCGCGTTCGGCCTGTTCGACACGGCACACACCGGCTCGCCCACCGCGACCGTCACCACGGCCGCGCACCAGGACACCGCCCGGCAGGTCGCCGAACAGGGCACCGTCCTGCTGAAGAACGACGGGGGCGTCCTGCCGCTGACGGCCGCCACCACGTCCGTCGCGGTCCTCGGCGCCGACGGCGGCGCGGGCGTGCAGAGCGTGGGCGGCGGCAGCGCCACCGCCACCAGCTCCGGCACGGTCTCCCCGCTGGACGGGATCAAGGCGCGCGCGGGCACCGGCGTGAACGTGCAGTACAACGACGCCACGGACATCGCCTCGGCGGTCGCGCTCGCCAGGTCCTCGAAGGTGGCGATCGTGTTCGCGAGCTACGGGGAGCAGGAGGGCACCGATCTGACGAGCATCGACCTGCCGGGACAGCAGAACGCGCTGATCTCGCAGGTGGCCGCCGCGAACCCGAACACCGTCGTGGTGCTCAACACCGGCTCCGCGGTGACCATGCCGTGGCTCGGCCAGGTCAAGGGCGTGGTGGAGAACTGGTACGCGGGCCAGACCGTCGGCACGGCACTCGCCCGGCTGCTGTACGGGGACGACGACTTCTCCGGGAAGCTGCCGGTCACGTTCCCCAAGAGCCTCGCCGACGTACCGGCGCACACGAGCGCGCAGTGGCCGGGCAACGGCACCGACGTGCAGTACTCGGAGGGACTCGACGTCGGCTACCGGTGGTACGACGACAAGAACATCGCCCCGCTCTTCCCGTTCGGCTACGGCCTGTCGTACACGTCGTTCGGCTTCTCCGGCCTCCAGATCGGCGCGGCGGACGGCGCGGGCGACCGTACGGTCACCGCGACGGTGACGAACACGGGCTCGCGAGCGGGCGCCGAGGTGGCACAGCTCTACCTCGGCTCCCCGGCGGCGGGCGAGCCCGCGAAGCAGCTGAAGGGCTTCCAGCGGGTCGACCTGCAGCCCGGCGCGAGCGCCCCCGTGACGTTCACGCTCACACCGCACGACCTCGCGTACTTCTCGACGTCCTCCAACTCGTGGACCACACCGGCGGGCGCGTACCGCGTCCAGGTCGGCGACTCGTCGCGGAACCTGCCGCTGACGGGGACCCTGAACGTCACGGCGGCGACGGCGGCGACCGCCGCGAAGGCGGCGCCCGCGGCGGCGGGCGGCACGACCGGGAAGCTCACCCTCGCCGACCCGCACGGCATGAGCAGCCCGGCGGGCGCCTCGGTGTCCCTGCCGGTCAAGGCGTCGGCGGCGGACGCCGCGTACACCGCGAGCGGACTGCCGCGGGGCCTGAGCCTGACGAAGGACGGTGTGATCACGGGCAGGGCCACGCGGGCGGGCACCGGGACGGTGACGGTCACAGCCACCACCCCGGCCGGCGCGCGGGCCACGGTGTCCTTCGTCTGGACGGTCACCTGA